Proteins encoded by one window of Sardina pilchardus chromosome 7, fSarPil1.1, whole genome shotgun sequence:
- the htr6 gene encoding 5-hydroxytryptamine receptor 6 encodes MSASTLPRAEAASGAVGNPYGNLNGNAVAGGGGGGSGDWSIGGSGPWLLAVMLSLIILMTACGNILLIALVFAHRSLRCTSNCFLVSLFLSDLMVALVVMPPAMLNVLCGAWVLWVDFCPVWLCFDVMCCSASILNLCVISLDRYLLIISPLRYKQRMTPPRALLLVGGAWGLAALTSFLPIRMDWHSLGRGEGGDPSAASGLGTVNGSYPDPHYPPSYFQRLPSSGGVTVQCRLRVTLPFALVATCLTFFLPSTAICFTYCRILLAARRQARRVAALTHPAYPQHSPGEPSRPASPGHGGGADGDDYSQPDPPASRQAPVSTAYGELSVNSERRLAHRQGRRALKASLTLGVLLGLFFSAWLPFFITNMAQAVCECVPATLFDAITWLGYCNSTMNPIIYPLFMRDFKRALGRLLPCCSSSSSGRTPRRPSPPLSLSLRNSGEPQLPSEPASLSSVERPQPEREPPATATDAVNLVDAEQARIELPLLLPNQVDALD; translated from the exons ATGAGTGCCTCCACACTGCCTCGAGCCGAGGCAGCCTCAGGAGCCGTCGGCAATCCTTACGGCAACCTCAACGGCAACGCGGTGgccggcggtggcggtggcggcagtGGGGACTGGAGCATCGGTGGCAGCGGGCCATGGCTGCTGGCCGTCATGCTCTCCCTCATCATTCTCATGACGGCGTGCGGCAACATCCTCCTGATCGCGCTGGTCTTCGCCCACCGCTCGCTGCGCTGCACCTCCAACTGCTTCCTGGTGTCCCTGTTCCTGTCCGACCTGATGGTGGCGCTGGTGGTGATGCCGCCGGCCATGCTGAACGTGCTGTGCGGGGCCTGGGTGCTCTGGGTGGACTTCTGCCCCGTGTGGCTCTGCTTCGACGTCATGTGCTGCAGCGCGTCCATCCTCAACCTGTGCGTCATCAGCCTGGACCGCTACCTGCTCATCATCTCGCCGCTGCGCTACAAGCAGCGGATGACGCCGCCGCGCGCGCTCCTGCTGGTGGGGGGCGCCTGGGGGCTGGCCGCCCTCACTTCCTTCCTGCCCATCCGCATGGACTGGCACAGCCTGGGCCGCGGGGAGGGGGGCGACCCGAGCGCCGCGTCGGGACTCGGCACCGTGAACGGGAGCTACCCGGACCCGCACTACCCGCCCTCGTATTTCCAGCGCCTGCCGTCGTCCGGCGGGGTGACGGTGCAGTGCCGGCTGCGGGTGACGCTGCCGTTCGCCCTGGTGGCCACGTGTCTCACCTTCTTCTTGCCCTCCACCGCCATCTGCTTCACCTACTGCCGCATCCTGCTGGCGGCGCGGAGGCAAGCCCGCCGCGTGGCGGCGCTCACGCACCCCGCCTACCCCCAGCACTCCCCGGGGGAGCCGTCGCGACCCGCTTCCCCCGGGCACGGAGGAGGCGCGGACGGGGACGACTACAGCCAGCCCGACCCGCCGGCCTCGCGCCAGGCACCGGTGAGCACCGCCTATGGGGAG CTGTCGGTGAATAGCGAGCGCAGGCTGGCGCACCGGCAGGGCAGGAGGGCATTGAAGGCCAGCCTGACTCTGGGAGTCCTGCTGGGGCTTTTCTTTAGCGCCTGGCTGCCTTTTTTCATCACCAACATGGCCCAG gCCGTGTGCGAGTGCGTCCCCGCCACCCTCTTTGACGCCATCACCTGGCTGGGCTACTGCAACAGCACCATGAACCCCATCATCTACCCGCTGTTCATGCGCGACTTCAAGCGCGCCCTGGGCCGCCTGCTGCCCTGctgctcctcgtcctcgtccggCCGCACGCCCCGCCGGCCCTCGCCgccgctctcgctctccctgcGCAACTCGGGCGAGCCGCAGCTGCCCTCCGAGCCGGCCTCGCTCAGCTCCGTCGAGCGGCCGCAGCCCGAGCGCGAGCCGCCGGCCACCGCCACCGACGCCGTCAACCTGGTGGACGCCGAGCAGGCTCGCATCGAGTTGCCCCTGCTGCTGCCCAATCAGGTGGACGCGCTGGACTGA